GAGGACCAATCATGAATATTTCTAATCTGTTAGCTCGTCATGCAAGAAAGTATCCGAATCAAATTGCTGTCATTAGTCTCGGTCAGGAAACGACGTATCAACAATTGGATGAACAAGTAAATAAAATCGCCGGCTCATTGCGCGCAAACGGAATTGTTAAAGGTGATAAAGTCGGGATTTTCATGCCGAACGTGAAAGAGTTTGCCGCACTTTACTTTGCCATTCAGCGTATTGGTGCAGTTGTAGTTCCAATCAATGCCAAGTTTGTCACGCGTGAAATTGAATATGTGCTCAATCATAGTGATGCAAAGGCGATCTTTGTACATGAGCTGATTTTCGAACAGGCTGCTACGATTATGTTCAACGGTCTGAAAGTAAAAACAGGTCCTGTCATTCATGATTGGCAAAGCTTCAATCAATTCGAGGCTGAAGGTAATGAGGTTGTTTGCTGTAATTTAGTGGAAGATGATCTTTCTACTTTACTTTATACTTCGGGCACAACCGGCAATCCAAAGGGAGTTTTACTGACTAACCGTAATGTACTTGCTGTATCGCATATGATTGCAATTGAAATGGAAGTAAAGCCTGAAAGTCGAATGCTGATTATGATGCCGTTAACGCATTCAGCTCCATTGAATTTATTTTTAGTTACAGCTGTTTTAGTCGGGGCAACCGCTGTACTCACACCGACGTTTACGCCTGACTTGTTAATAGATACGGTAGAAAAATACAAAACGACACACTTTTTCGGGGCACCTGTTGCCTATCTTTTAACTGCCGGCTCACCGCGCATCGCAAATGCAGACCTTTCGTCAATGAAATGGTGGGTTTACGGAGGGGCACCGCTGTCTGAAAAAGAAGTCGTCTATATTCAACAGCAGTTTAATACGGACAACTTAGTATGTGTGTACGGTTTAACGGAAGCCGGTCCGAGCGGGTCGATTTTACATGCTGCCGACCATCCTCATAAAGCAGGTAGTATCGGAAAGCGTGCACCATTCGGAACAGAGCTGCGTGTTATTAACACATTAAATGAAGATGTAACTCCTGGAGAAATTGGCGAAATCGTTTTATATGGTGAAGGTAATATGAAAGAGTACTATAAAAATCCTGAAGAAACGAAAAATACTTTCGTTGATGGCTGGGTACGTTCAGGCGATTTAGCCCGCATTGACGAGGAAGGCTATATTTACATTGTTGACCGTAAAAAAGATGTAATTATTTCCGGCGGCGTCAATATTTATCCGAAAGAAATTGAAGATCAGATGCTGCTGCATGACGCTATTTTTGAAGTAGCGGTGTTCGGCGTGCCGCATCCTGAATGGGGTGAAACTGTAAAAGCGGTTTACTGTGCGAAAGTCCCTGTTTCCGAGCAGGAAATTCGCGAGCACTTAGAAGGCAAACTTGCCGCATTTAAAATCCCGAAATTCTTTGAACAAGCTGAAGCACTTCCGCGAAATGCTTCCGGTAAAATATTAAAACAACAGCTAAGAGGTGAAGCAAATGCAAGTGTTAGCCAATAAACGTGAAAAGAGCCAGAACTTTTATGAATTTGATCAAACATTGCATCAGCTATTACAGCAAAAGCTTTCGCCTTCTTTTTACCGTTATGCAGATGAACGGCTGACTGCATTCGGTGCGCTTTGTGCAGGACCAATTGATGCCCGTGCCAAAGTGACAGACCGGGAAGGCGAACCGAGATTACGTCGGTATAATGCATACGGCGATGAAGTGAGTGAAGTCATTGTAAACGAAGGCTATAAACAAACGGTTGCCGAGACTTATGCAACAGGAATTGTCGGCTATGTGCATAAAGACATTCCGGAATTAGGTCATAAAGGCAATTATGTATACAGCTTTGCACAAGGTTATTTATTGTCGCAAACTGAGCCCGGCTTTTACTGTCCTGTTACATTGACGATGGCCACGGCTTATTTATTCGAGCACTATGCATCTGATGAGCTCAAGCAGAAGTTTATGCCGCATATTTGTGCAACAGGCGAAACCGAATTATTTGAAGGAGCCACGTTTTTAACGGAGCGTCAAGGAGGTTCCGATGTCGGTGCGAACATCGTGGAAGCGCGATTCGAACAAGGTGAGTGGCGTTTATACGGCGAAAAGTACTTTGCGTCGAATGCGGGTATGTGCGGAGTGGCAATGGTACTTGCACGCCAGACGACCAATTCCAAGCAAGGCTCGAAAGGCTTAACATTGTTTGCTGTACCGTGGCGTGAAGACAATGGTGAGCTTAATCACATTACAATCCGCCGATTGAAAGATAAGCTTGGCGTAAAAGCGGTACCATCAGGTGAAGTTGAATTTAACGGTGCGAAAGCATATGTTGTCGGGGATCCGTCCAAAGGGATTTACTATATGCTCGAAGCACTGAACTTATCCCGGATTTGCAATGCCGCAGCATCAGTCGGCATTATGAAACGTGCCCTTGATGAAGCGGTCCATTATACAAACGGGCGTATTGCTTTTGGCCAGACTGTTGCCGAGTTTCCGATGGTGAAGCAAACGTTAGGCGCATTGCACGCAAAATGGCATGCATCACTTGTCGCGTTATTTGATTTAGTATCGCGCTATGAGGAGGTTATCGACGGTAATGCATCTGAAGACGAACAGCAAATCGTCCGCCTGTTAATTGCGTTAGTAAAAAAGGAAACAGCAGAATGGGCGATTGAATTTACCCATGAAGCAATTGAACTACATGGCGGCAACGGCTATATCGAGGATTTCGTACTCCCCCGTTTACTTCGGGATGCCCAAGTATTAACCGTTTGGGAAGGAACTGCGAACATTTTGGCACATGAGCTGATTCGCCTTGTGCAAAAAAATGCGCATATTACGCTCCTTCATGAACTACAGCAAACGAGCCATCCGTATTTGCAGCAGCTTGCCTCTGTCGTGGAGCAGCGTTTTGCAGTGTTTGTCACACTAGATCCGGCAATGCAAACGCTCGAAGCAAAACCGCTGATGCAACAGCTTGCTCGTCTATACGAAGCAGTTGTCGCAGTAAAGCATGCTGAATCGGGCGGTGAACGCGAGCAGATGCTGGCGGAAATTTATATCGAAGAACAATTTGATCAAAAGCCCTTTGGTGAAGTGCCGTTAGCGGTGAAAGGGTTTAAATTGTTGAATAGCGGTTATTGATTGGTTGAGTGGAACGCCTTGGTTGAGTGGTTACCGGGCGTTTTTTGTTGGGCTGGATTATGTTGTCCGGGATTTGTGCCGGGTGTCACTAGAGTTTGGCCGGGTATTCTAACATAGTTACAGAAGTTCTAATATCATTTTATTTGTTCTAATAAAGTTGCGATTTTCAAATTTATTCTCCAGTTGTTCTAATATCACCTCCAGACTTTCCAATATCGGGTTGAGTTTTTCTGAAATCGTGTTTAATTGTTCTAATAAAAAAAGTGCGAGAAAAAAAGATTCCTTTTTTTAACTTTCTGTTGTCTAGTTACATAGTTTAATGGGTATGAGATTTTAGATAGGATATGGAGGATGGAAAATGATTCGATTATTAAAGAAAATGAACGGTGGCACACAATTTTGGCAAGCCTGGAAAATGAATAAGCAGATTCATATATTATCCGGGACATTAGGTGAGCAAGGTATGGAGGAGGAACTGCCGTTAGGATTTTTCCAAAGTTCTAAACGCGTCATGGAAAAACTTGCAGCAGAGAAGGTCAATCAAGGCTATGAATATGTAGATCCCGGTTCTTTAATTAAAATTGCTGTTCAATACCGTTATGAACTGGAAGAGCAGTTTGAAGAAGCGGAAGAAAGAAGCCTGTTCGTGGAGGATTTATTAGATGATATTTTGCACGAAACTGGAAACGGCGAGCTTTATGGCTCCGAAATCGGGGATGGTGCCGGCATTACGTTCTGCCTCGTTGTTGATTTAGGATTAGCACTGAGATCAATCTTAACAGTACTAACCGAACATCAAGTAATTGATGGAGCGGAAATTGCCTATTTAAATGATGAGGAGACCTATATTGGCATTTATCCTGAAGGCATAGTGTTTGAGCTCGTATAAATAAAAAATAAGGGTGTGAACCATATAAAACACTGTCCACACCCGTTATATCTTTAAAGTTTACTTCGCTTCTTCAATCGCTTCCATTAAAGCAGGAAATAACTTTGCATCGTCTGCATCTTCATCTGTTACTTCATTTAAAATCTCAAAATCATCTGCATCGATGACAAACAGGCTTATGCCTTCTTTTAAAAATTCATCGGCTTCTACTTCGCCTTCGTAATATTGATACGTTGCTAAAACGATGTTTGAACCTTCTTCTTCATCAAAGAAGAAATAAAGCTTTTCCGTGTTGCCGTATACTTCTTCTAACACATCTTCCAGTGCTTCCGTACCTTTACTCCACTTCACTTCATTATTTATTGTCGCTGCCACGAGCGATTCTAATAGTTCGTCTACTGTATTTGTCATAATAAGCCTCCAACTCCGCTCTATTTCGCGGTTAGT
This portion of the Solibacillus isronensis genome encodes:
- a CDS encoding class I adenylate-forming enzyme family protein yields the protein MNISNLLARHARKYPNQIAVISLGQETTYQQLDEQVNKIAGSLRANGIVKGDKVGIFMPNVKEFAALYFAIQRIGAVVVPINAKFVTREIEYVLNHSDAKAIFVHELIFEQAATIMFNGLKVKTGPVIHDWQSFNQFEAEGNEVVCCNLVEDDLSTLLYTSGTTGNPKGVLLTNRNVLAVSHMIAIEMEVKPESRMLIMMPLTHSAPLNLFLVTAVLVGATAVLTPTFTPDLLIDTVEKYKTTHFFGAPVAYLLTAGSPRIANADLSSMKWWVYGGAPLSEKEVVYIQQQFNTDNLVCVYGLTEAGPSGSILHAADHPHKAGSIGKRAPFGTELRVINTLNEDVTPGEIGEIVLYGEGNMKEYYKNPEETKNTFVDGWVRSGDLARIDEEGYIYIVDRKKDVIISGGVNIYPKEIEDQMLLHDAIFEVAVFGVPHPEWGETVKAVYCAKVPVSEQEIREHLEGKLAAFKIPKFFEQAEALPRNASGKILKQQLRGEANASVSQ
- a CDS encoding acyl-CoA dehydrogenase family protein; protein product: MQVLANKREKSQNFYEFDQTLHQLLQQKLSPSFYRYADERLTAFGALCAGPIDARAKVTDREGEPRLRRYNAYGDEVSEVIVNEGYKQTVAETYATGIVGYVHKDIPELGHKGNYVYSFAQGYLLSQTEPGFYCPVTLTMATAYLFEHYASDELKQKFMPHICATGETELFEGATFLTERQGGSDVGANIVEARFEQGEWRLYGEKYFASNAGMCGVAMVLARQTTNSKQGSKGLTLFAVPWREDNGELNHITIRRLKDKLGVKAVPSGEVEFNGAKAYVVGDPSKGIYYMLEALNLSRICNAAASVGIMKRALDEAVHYTNGRIAFGQTVAEFPMVKQTLGALHAKWHASLVALFDLVSRYEEVIDGNASEDEQQIVRLLIALVKKETAEWAIEFTHEAIELHGGNGYIEDFVLPRLLRDAQVLTVWEGTANILAHELIRLVQKNAHITLLHELQQTSHPYLQQLASVVEQRFAVFVTLDPAMQTLEAKPLMQQLARLYEAVVAVKHAESGGEREQMLAEIYIEEQFDQKPFGEVPLAVKGFKLLNSGY